From Marinobacterium sp. LSUCC0821, a single genomic window includes:
- a CDS encoding phosphate/phosphite/phosphonate ABC transporter substrate-binding protein: MKLTIKGTLCALGLTATMSVQAEHLTFGIVPQQSATKLAALWTPILSYLSTKSGVELSFATAPDIPTFEKRVLDGEYDIAYMNPYHFTFFNEHRGYRSMVRRDDKGIQGIVVVRKDSPIQSLNELQGERIAFPSPAAFAATLLPQGELAKKGINIEPVYVSSHDSVYLSVAGEFFKAGGGIGRTLANTKPEIKEQLRVLWKTEVYTPHAVAAHPRVSEEARTKITEAFLTMNRDPKGQALLQSLSMGSLTAANDSDWDDVRSLNLHLLDSLLK, translated from the coding sequence ATGAAATTAACAATAAAGGGCACGCTTTGTGCGCTAGGACTCACAGCCACAATGAGTGTGCAAGCGGAACATTTAACCTTCGGTATAGTGCCGCAGCAATCAGCAACTAAACTGGCTGCTCTATGGACTCCGATACTCTCATACCTCTCTACTAAGAGCGGTGTTGAACTAAGTTTTGCTACAGCACCGGATATCCCTACCTTTGAAAAGCGTGTACTTGACGGTGAGTATGATATTGCCTACATGAACCCCTACCACTTTACTTTTTTCAATGAGCACCGCGGATACCGTTCGATGGTGCGTCGTGATGATAAAGGGATTCAGGGTATAGTTGTGGTGCGCAAAGATAGTCCTATCCAATCACTCAATGAACTACAGGGTGAGCGCATTGCGTTTCCTTCACCTGCTGCATTCGCTGCAACGCTGCTGCCGCAGGGTGAACTTGCTAAAAAAGGGATTAATATCGAGCCTGTATACGTCAGTTCGCACGACTCTGTATATCTAAGTGTAGCGGGGGAGTTTTTTAAAGCCGGTGGCGGTATAGGTCGTACCCTTGCAAATACTAAACCTGAAATCAAAGAGCAACTTCGAGTGCTTTGGAAAACTGAAGTCTATACGCCACATGCGGTAGCAGCTCATCCGCGTGTATCGGAAGAGGCGCGTACTAAGATCACTGAGGCGTTTCTTACAATGAACAGAGACCCTAAAGGGCAGGCGCTTTTACAATCGTTATCAATGGGTTCACTTACCGCGGCAAATGATAGTGATTGGGATGATGTACGTTCGTTGAATCTGCATCTGTTGGACTCTCTATTGAAATAG
- a CDS encoding ATP-binding protein: protein MIRNSIRTKTVIGIALIEAVLLIALILLMLGFIKETNFKALETRAESTAHLFATTVKDSFLSYDLATLETFVAEVMRNDDLVYARVITKDGQILADSKTQIPGELDRSVESVKDGIYDTRAVISEGGKTYGWVEVGFSINPILTVIANAQQWSITIASLEMILVALFSLALGRYLTNKLLTLREAANQVSRGELTTQINVKGRDEVDEVATAFNQMTDHLLSSRAQEKKLQLELLKLNESLEQKVKERTHQLQQKNTLLENANREIQLAQQKLLSAEKHATVGVLAAGIAHEVNNPLSVVRSNIGTINTYIKLLAEALEAIKSKADQGENVSSDELAALIAKSDLSYIQDDYPELIKDTATGVTRVRDIIEQLRAFETSAEAASSSQCDLQRALQNATNRIPTELSQGVEYSLSDDAPLKLPCREEFVTEVIAAVLMNSYQAVRNVTKPFISVSLEKSGKDLAIQICDNGEGIEAAILNKVFDPFFTTRDIGAGMGLGLYKARALITAMQGSIELENRKEKGVCVTIKLPLTIN, encoded by the coding sequence GTGATTCGAAATTCAATCAGAACCAAAACTGTGATTGGTATCGCCCTTATCGAGGCGGTGCTGCTTATCGCACTGATTCTGTTGATGCTTGGCTTTATTAAAGAGACCAACTTCAAAGCGCTGGAGACTCGCGCAGAGTCAACGGCCCATCTCTTTGCAACCACTGTAAAGGATTCATTCCTTAGTTATGATCTAGCCACACTTGAGACATTTGTTGCTGAAGTTATGCGCAACGATGATCTTGTCTATGCGCGTGTTATCACCAAAGATGGTCAGATACTCGCCGACTCAAAAACCCAAATACCGGGTGAGCTAGATCGCAGCGTCGAGAGTGTTAAAGATGGCATCTACGATACCCGCGCAGTCATTTCAGAGGGTGGTAAAACCTATGGCTGGGTTGAGGTAGGATTCAGCATCAATCCTATACTTACTGTGATTGCCAATGCCCAACAGTGGAGTATCACCATTGCGTCTCTTGAGATGATCCTGGTTGCCCTATTCTCTCTAGCCCTAGGCCGATATCTCACCAATAAACTCTTAACGCTTCGTGAAGCTGCCAACCAAGTGAGTCGAGGTGAACTAACCACCCAAATCAACGTTAAAGGACGAGACGAAGTTGACGAGGTAGCAACCGCGTTCAACCAGATGACCGATCACCTATTATCATCTCGTGCCCAAGAGAAGAAGTTGCAGTTAGAGCTGCTTAAACTCAATGAGAGTCTTGAGCAGAAAGTTAAAGAGCGTACCCATCAGCTTCAACAGAAGAACACACTGCTTGAAAATGCCAACCGAGAGATTCAACTTGCCCAACAGAAACTCCTCTCAGCAGAGAAACACGCCACAGTCGGCGTATTAGCCGCAGGTATAGCGCATGAGGTGAATAACCCACTTTCAGTCGTTCGCTCCAACATTGGCACAATCAATACCTACATCAAACTCCTTGCTGAGGCGCTAGAGGCCATAAAATCTAAAGCTGATCAGGGCGAGAATGTCTCTTCCGATGAGTTGGCGGCACTCATTGCAAAATCTGATCTTAGCTACATTCAAGATGATTACCCTGAACTGATTAAAGATACCGCCACCGGTGTTACTCGTGTTCGAGATATTATTGAACAGTTACGCGCATTTGAAACCTCCGCTGAGGCAGCGTCAAGTTCGCAATGTGATTTGCAACGCGCATTGCAAAATGCAACCAATCGTATTCCTACCGAACTTAGCCAAGGCGTGGAATACTCACTCTCTGATGACGCACCGCTAAAGCTGCCCTGTCGTGAAGAGTTTGTAACCGAGGTGATAGCAGCAGTCTTGATGAATAGCTACCAAGCAGTTCGCAACGTCACTAAGCCTTTCATCTCCGTTTCGCTAGAGAAGAGCGGCAAAGATCTAGCTATTCAGATTTGTGATAACGGTGAAGGGATTGAAGCAGCGATTCTTAACAAGGTATTTGACCCCTTCTTCACTACTCGCGATATTGGCGCAGGTATGGGGTTGGGACTCTATAAGGCGCGTGCTCTTATCACGGCAATGCAGGGCTCGATTGAGCTAGAGAACAGAAAAGAAAAGGGAGTTTGTGTCACCATCAAACTCCCTCTCACTATTAACTAG